From a single Osmerus eperlanus chromosome 8, fOsmEpe2.1, whole genome shotgun sequence genomic region:
- the lyrm2 gene encoding LYR motif-containing protein 2 translates to MAISRLPHAALTLKQFLQRQKVLGLYRNMMKTIRQVPDEEDRKYLKDWARDEFKRNKNATNQDAIRMMITQANNHLEDLQKSLALAGRS, encoded by the exons ATGGCCATCTCAAGGTTACCTCATGCAGCGCTTACCCTGAAGCAG TTTTTACAGAGGCAGAAGGTTTTAGGTTTGTACAGAAACATGATGAAGACCATAAGGCAGGTACCTGACGAGGAGGACCGAAAATACCTGAAGGACTGGGCAAGGGACGAATTCAAAAGGAACAAGAATGCCACAAATCAG GACGCGATCCGTATGATGATCACACAAGCAAACAATCATCTTGAGGACCTACAGAAATCTCTTGCGTTGGCTGGTagaagctag